The Fusobacterium necrophorum subsp. necrophorum genome has a window encoding:
- the ppdK gene encoding pyruvate, phosphate dikinase — MKQVYEFREGGKDLIPLLGGKGGNLAEMTKIGLAIPNGIIVTTDACREYFKHGKQISEELRKEILEKLESIQKKPLLVSVRSGAPISMPGMMDTILNVGFNDTVAEEMLASIRDEKFVYSSYARFISMFSEIVQGVEKKKFDEIAEKTENPKDLIPLYKALYEKETGEKFPEEVKEQILMAVNSIFNSWNNERAILYRKLNNIDDNMGTAVVVQEMVFGNFNQKSGTGVVFSRNPSTGEKQIFGEYLICAQGEDIVAGIRTPEPIAKLQEEMPKVYEELLENIHKLEQHNRDMQDIEFTIQDEKLYILQTRNGKRAPKAAVKIAIDMQEEGIISKEDAVLRVDPSLVNQLLTGDFEEEAVKKAVLLGKGLAASSGVAVGRVMFDSKRVKIREKTILVREETSPEDLKGIALAQGILTVKGGATSHGAVVARGMGKCCITGCGAIKINEIDREMYIGGRTVKEGEFISISGYTGEIYLGKVAIKEASYDDDLKKILSWAYEIKRLQVRMNADTPEDVKMGKDFGAEGIGLCRTEHMFFQKDKIWAIRQVILGEEGEEKDKAIEKLFALQKEDFMGIFRNLNGDVANIRLLDPPVHEFLPKEKADKIIMAKNLGIHLDDLEIRIRKLKDENPMLGHRGCRLGVSYPRLYRAQGRAILEAALDCRKEGHPVHPEIMIPFTMEAKELAYLRKEITEEIECLFEERKERVEYKLGTMIEIPRACLLANEIAEVADFFSFGTNDLTQMSMGLSRDDSVKFLDQYREKGIWEGEPFYSIDQKAVGKLVEYGTKLGREANKELIVGICGEHGGDPKSIEFFEKQGFDYISCSPFRVPSAILAAAQSYLKNRK, encoded by the coding sequence ATGAAACAAGTATATGAATTTAGAGAAGGTGGAAAAGATTTGATTCCGTTGTTAGGTGGAAAAGGTGGAAATTTAGCGGAAATGACTAAAATCGGTTTGGCAATTCCAAACGGAATTATTGTAACGACGGATGCTTGCCGAGAATATTTTAAACATGGAAAACAAATATCCGAAGAATTACGAAAAGAAATTTTAGAAAAATTGGAAAGCATTCAAAAGAAACCTTTACTTGTTTCCGTTCGTTCCGGAGCTCCCATTTCCATGCCGGGAATGATGGATACTATTTTGAATGTAGGATTCAATGATACGGTAGCAGAGGAAATGTTGGCAAGCATTCGAGATGAAAAATTTGTATATTCTTCCTATGCAAGATTCATCTCCATGTTTTCAGAAATTGTGCAGGGTGTGGAAAAGAAAAAGTTCGATGAAATCGCAGAAAAGACAGAAAATCCGAAGGATTTAATTCCTTTATACAAAGCTCTTTATGAAAAAGAAACTGGAGAAAAATTTCCGGAAGAAGTGAAGGAACAAATTTTAATGGCAGTCAATTCCATTTTCAATTCTTGGAATAATGAAAGAGCTATCTTATATCGAAAGTTAAATAACATTGATGATAATATGGGAACTGCTGTGGTAGTACAAGAAATGGTATTTGGAAACTTCAATCAAAAATCAGGAACAGGAGTGGTATTTTCTCGAAATCCGTCAACAGGAGAAAAACAAATTTTCGGAGAATATTTGATTTGTGCACAAGGAGAAGATATTGTTGCGGGAATTCGGACTCCGGAACCCATTGCAAAATTACAGGAAGAAATGCCGAAAGTTTATGAAGAATTGTTGGAAAATATTCATAAATTGGAACAACACAACCGAGATATGCAGGATATTGAATTTACAATTCAAGATGAAAAATTATATATTTTACAAACCAGAAACGGAAAACGAGCACCGAAGGCAGCCGTAAAAATTGCCATTGATATGCAAGAAGAAGGAATTATTTCCAAAGAAGACGCTGTCTTACGAGTGGATCCGTCTTTGGTCAATCAATTGTTGACAGGAGATTTTGAAGAAGAGGCTGTGAAGAAAGCGGTTTTATTGGGAAAAGGATTGGCAGCTTCTTCCGGTGTGGCAGTCGGTAGAGTGATGTTTGACTCCAAACGAGTGAAAATTCGGGAAAAAACAATTTTGGTACGTGAAGAAACCTCTCCGGAAGATTTAAAAGGAATTGCTCTGGCACAAGGAATTTTGACAGTAAAAGGAGGAGCAACTTCTCACGGAGCTGTCGTAGCGAGAGGAATGGGAAAATGTTGTATCACAGGTTGCGGAGCCATCAAAATCAATGAGATTGATCGAGAAATGTATATTGGCGGTAGAACGGTGAAAGAGGGGGAATTTATTTCTATCAGCGGATATACGGGAGAAATTTATTTAGGAAAAGTAGCTATCAAAGAAGCCAGCTATGACGATGACTTGAAAAAAATTCTTTCTTGGGCATATGAAATCAAGCGTTTACAAGTTCGGATGAATGCGGACACTCCGGAAGATGTAAAAATGGGAAAAGATTTTGGAGCGGAAGGAATCGGACTTTGTCGAACGGAGCATATGTTCTTCCAAAAAGATAAAATTTGGGCAATTCGACAAGTGATTTTAGGCGAAGAAGGGGAAGAAAAGGATAAGGCAATTGAAAAGTTGTTTGCATTGCAAAAAGAAGACTTCATGGGAATTTTTAGAAATTTGAATGGAGATGTAGCAAACATTCGTTTGTTAGACCCGCCCGTTCATGAGTTTTTGCCGAAAGAAAAAGCGGATAAAATTATTATGGCGAAAAATTTAGGAATTCATTTGGATGATTTGGAAATTAGAATCCGTAAATTAAAAGATGAAAATCCTATGTTAGGACATCGAGGATGTCGTTTGGGAGTAAGTTATCCCAGATTATATCGTGCACAGGGAAGAGCGATTTTGGAAGCTGCCTTGGATTGTAGAAAAGAAGGACATCCAGTGCATCCCGAAATTATGATTCCGTTTACGATGGAAGCAAAAGAATTGGCATATTTACGAAAAGAAATTACGGAAGAGATTGAATGTTTGTTTGAAGAAAGAAAAGAAAGAGTGGAGTACAAATTAGGAACGATGATAGAAATTCCTAGAGCTTGTCTACTGGCGAATGAAATTGCAGAAGTTGCTGATTTCTTCTCTTTTGGAACGAACGACTTGACACAAATGTCTATGGGACTTTCGAGAGATGACTCGGTAAAATTCTTGGATCAATATCGGGAAAAAGGAATTTGGGAAGGAGAGCCTTTCTATTCGATTGACCAAAAAGCTGTTGGAAAATTGGTAGAGTACGGAACGAAATTAGGAAGAGAGGCAAACAAAGAGTTGATAGTAGGAATTTGCGGAGAGCACGGAGGGGATCCGAAGAGTATAGAATTCTTTGAAAAACAAGGATTTGATTATATCAGTTGTTCTCCATTTCGAGTTCCGTCTGCAATTTTGGCAGCAGCTCAAAGTTATTTAAAAAATAGAAAGTAG
- a CDS encoding fructose-bisphosphatase class III yields the protein MSELKYLELLSKSFPSIAETSTEIVNLQAILNLPKGTEHFLTDVHGEYEAFSHVLRNGSGSIRQKIEDIFQDTLTESEKKELATVIYYPDGKYDMALEEQPNMNKWIRTIIYRLLRVCKNVSSKYTRSKVRKAMPKDFEYIMQELLYESREEDNKRDYIESIIDTLIAISYTRQFIIAMSELIRRLTIDHLHLVGDIYDRGPAPHLIMDCLLDYHHVDIQWGNHDMLWIGAGVGNKACIANVIRICCRYNNNDILEEAYGINLLPLATFAMKYYEKDPCRSFRPKEGVDSDLVSQMHKAISIIQFKVEGLFSQRNPNLRMKNREILKDIDYKEGTILWQGKEYPLNDTFFPTVDPDNPLKLLEEEAELLDRLKDSFMNSEKLQRHLRFLFSHGSLYLCCNSNLLYHGCIPLTKEGKLAEVEIEGVKYKGKAYLDKIDTIARQAFFDRVGNEKDKRNRDFLWYLWCGELSPLFGKDVMRTFERYFIDDKSTHEEHKNPYYQYIDQEETCNMILSEFGLNPNISHIINGHVPVKVKKGESPVKANGKLFVIDGGFARAYQKTTGIAGYTLIYNSYGIKLVSHAPFESKEKALKEGADILSSVVVEDKIVQRKRVKDTDIGKKLQGQVNDLKKLLLAYRKGIIQVK from the coding sequence ATGTCAGAATTAAAATATTTGGAATTATTGTCCAAAAGTTTTCCCAGTATTGCGGAAACATCAACAGAAATTGTGAATTTACAAGCTATTTTAAATTTGCCAAAGGGAACGGAACATTTTTTAACAGATGTGCACGGGGAATATGAAGCGTTCAGTCATGTGTTACGAAACGGATCCGGAAGTATTCGACAAAAGATTGAGGACATTTTTCAAGATACTCTGACAGAATCCGAAAAAAAAGAATTGGCGACAGTCATTTATTATCCGGACGGAAAATACGATATGGCTTTGGAAGAACAACCGAATATGAATAAATGGATTCGGACTATTATTTATCGTTTGTTAAGGGTATGTAAAAATGTTTCCAGTAAATATACCCGTTCTAAGGTTCGGAAAGCAATGCCGAAAGATTTCGAATATATTATGCAGGAATTGTTATACGAAAGTCGCGAAGAAGACAATAAAAGAGATTATATTGAATCTATTATTGATACTTTGATTGCCATTTCGTATACCAGACAATTTATTATAGCCATGAGCGAGTTAATTCGCAGATTGACGATAGATCATCTTCACTTGGTGGGAGATATTTATGATAGAGGACCAGCACCACATCTTATCATGGATTGCCTCCTTGACTATCACCATGTCGATATTCAATGGGGGAACCATGATATGTTGTGGATAGGAGCCGGAGTTGGAAACAAAGCCTGTATTGCAAACGTGATTCGGATTTGTTGCCGATATAATAACAATGATATTTTAGAGGAAGCATACGGAATTAATTTGTTACCTTTAGCTACTTTTGCTATGAAATATTATGAAAAAGATCCTTGTAGAAGTTTTCGTCCTAAAGAGGGAGTAGATTCTGATTTGGTATCTCAAATGCACAAGGCGATCAGTATTATTCAATTTAAAGTGGAAGGACTGTTTTCCCAAAGAAATCCGAATTTGAGAATGAAAAATCGAGAAATTTTAAAGGATATTGATTATAAAGAGGGAACGATTTTATGGCAGGGAAAAGAATATCCGTTAAATGATACCTTTTTCCCAACGGTAGATCCCGACAATCCTTTGAAATTATTGGAGGAAGAAGCTGAACTTTTGGATCGATTGAAAGATTCTTTTATGAACAGTGAAAAATTACAACGACATTTACGATTCTTATTCAGTCATGGTTCTTTGTATTTATGCTGTAATTCCAATTTGTTATATCATGGTTGTATTCCCTTAACGAAAGAGGGAAAATTGGCGGAGGTCGAGATTGAGGGGGTAAAATACAAAGGAAAAGCTTATTTGGATAAAATTGATACCATTGCAAGACAAGCCTTTTTTGATCGAGTGGGAAACGAAAAAGATAAGAGGAATCGAGATTTCTTATGGTATTTATGGTGTGGAGAACTGTCCCCACTTTTTGGGAAAGATGTGATGAGAACCTTTGAGAGATATTTTATTGATGATAAAAGTACTCATGAAGAGCACAAAAATCCTTATTATCAATATATTGATCAAGAGGAAACTTGTAATATGATTTTGTCAGAGTTTGGATTAAATCCGAATATTTCTCACATTATCAACGGGCATGTTCCGGTCAAAGTGAAAAAAGGAGAATCTCCTGTGAAAGCAAATGGAAAGTTATTTGTCATTGATGGAGGTTTTGCAAGAGCTTATCAAAAAACAACAGGAATCGCCGGATACACTTTAATTTATAATTCTTATGGAATTAAATTGGTCTCTCATGCTCCTTTTGAATCCAAAGAAAAGGCCTTGAAAGAGGGAGCGGATATTTTATCCTCCGTTGTAGTTGAGGATAAAATTGTTCAAAGAAAGAGAGTGAAAGACACGGATATTGGAAAAAAATTACAGGGGCAGGTGAATGATTTAAAAAAATTATTGCTGGCTTATCGAAAAGGAATTATACAAGTGAAATAA
- a CDS encoding DUF2147 domain-containing protein, which produces MKKILVGMLLLGSIAYAKVEDILGTWITEKADTGNQIIVEIYQAKNGKYNGRVLELTMPIYTEGEYAGKERMDLQNPDPQLKHRKLVGIDFVSNFDYNEEKDKFEHGNIYSPINGKTYHSYMQLQKDGRLLVKGSIDKAGLIGKKQYWTRYQK; this is translated from the coding sequence ATGAAAAAGATTTTAGTAGGAATGCTATTATTGGGAAGTATTGCGTATGCAAAGGTGGAAGATATATTAGGTACTTGGATTACGGAGAAAGCAGATACGGGAAACCAAATTATTGTAGAAATTTACCAAGCAAAAAATGGAAAATATAACGGGAGAGTTTTGGAACTTACTATGCCGATTTACACAGAAGGAGAGTACGCAGGAAAAGAAAGAATGGACCTGCAAAATCCGGATCCGCAATTAAAACATAGAAAATTGGTAGGGATCGATTTTGTAAGCAATTTTGATTATAATGAAGAGAAAGATAAATTTGAACATGGAAACATTTATTCTCCAATCAATGGAAAAACATATCACAGTTATATGCAATTACAAAAAGATGGTAGATTATTAGTCAAAGGAAGTATTGATAAGGCAGGATTAATTGGGAAAAAACAATATTGGACACGATATCAAAAATAA
- a CDS encoding ABC transporter substrate-binding protein — protein sequence MKKVLALFVILTAVFFAACGKKQEQGTGSKEKVVVVSQGAKPKSLDPYMYNEIPGLAVTRQFYDSLFKKEDDGSITPLLAESYEYKTPTELWITLREGVKFHNGDILSVEDVLFSFQRMQDTPASAIMISDIDKVEAVDDRSFKIILKQSSAPLLFSLSHPLTSILNKKYVEEHQGNISTEPMGTGPYKFVSWGDGEKIEMIAFDDYFRGRAKVDRVIFREITEDSSRLAALETGEIDIAYDMTAIDSGTIEAKENLTLISKPTTAVEYICLNNQKPPFHNKVFRKALDYAIDRQSIIDSVYLGRAKITNSIVNPNVFGFYDGLKPFSFDPEKAKALIAESGVKNPSFTLSINEGSDRQQAAQIIQANLREVGIDMKIQILEWGTYLQSTAEGKFEAFLGGWMSGTSDADIVLFPLLDTKSFGSAGNRARYSNPEFDKLVEAARSELDVEKRKELYKEAQLILQEDTPMTILYAKNKNIGLNTRVKGFIYDPTNVHSLYTLEVEE from the coding sequence ATGAAGAAAGTATTGGCACTATTTGTTATTTTGACGGCGGTATTCTTTGCGGCTTGTGGGAAGAAGCAAGAACAGGGAACGGGAAGTAAAGAAAAAGTTGTAGTAGTTTCACAGGGAGCGAAACCGAAAAGTTTGGATCCGTATATGTACAATGAGATTCCGGGACTTGCTGTGACAAGACAATTTTATGACAGCTTATTCAAGAAAGAAGATGACGGAAGTATTACTCCATTGCTTGCGGAAAGTTATGAATACAAAACACCGACAGAACTTTGGATAACATTAAGAGAAGGGGTAAAATTTCATAATGGAGACATTTTAAGCGTGGAGGATGTATTATTCAGTTTTCAAAGAATGCAAGATACACCGGCTTCCGCCATTATGATTTCCGATATTGACAAAGTGGAAGCGGTTGATGATAGAAGTTTTAAAATTATATTAAAGCAGAGTTCGGCACCATTATTATTCAGCCTGTCTCATCCATTGACTTCGATTTTAAATAAAAAATATGTGGAAGAACATCAAGGAAATATTTCTACGGAACCTATGGGAACGGGACCTTATAAATTCGTTTCTTGGGGAGATGGAGAAAAAATTGAAATGATTGCTTTTGATGACTACTTTAGAGGAAGAGCGAAGGTAGATAGGGTGATTTTCCGAGAAATTACGGAAGACAGCAGCCGTTTGGCAGCATTGGAAACGGGAGAAATTGATATTGCCTATGATATGACGGCAATTGATTCCGGAACCATTGAAGCAAAAGAGAATTTGACTTTGATTTCAAAGCCGACAACCGCTGTGGAATATATTTGTTTAAATAATCAAAAGCCACCCTTTCATAATAAAGTATTTCGAAAAGCATTGGATTATGCAATTGACAGACAAAGCATTATAGATTCGGTGTATTTAGGAAGAGCTAAAATTACCAATTCGATTGTAAATCCAAATGTCTTCGGATTCTATGACGGATTGAAACCATTCAGCTTTGATCCGGAAAAGGCAAAAGCATTGATTGCAGAGTCCGGAGTGAAAAATCCAAGCTTTACCTTATCCATCAATGAGGGGTCCGACAGACAACAGGCAGCTCAAATCATTCAAGCAAATTTACGAGAAGTCGGAATTGATATGAAAATTCAAATTCTGGAATGGGGAACGTATTTACAAAGTACTGCAGAAGGAAAGTTTGAAGCATTTTTAGGAGGCTGGATGTCAGGAACTTCGGATGCGGACATTGTGTTATTTCCTTTATTGGATACAAAATCTTTTGGAAGTGCTGGAAACAGAGCAAGATATTCCAACCCTGAGTTTGATAAATTGGTAGAGGCAGCAAGAAGTGAATTGGATGTAGAAAAAAGAAAAGAGCTGTATAAAGAAGCCCAATTAATTCTTCAAGAAGATACTCCAATGACAATTTTATATGCAAAAAATAAAAATATTGGATTGAATACAAGAGTCAAAGGATTTATTTATGATCCGACCAATGTACACAGTCTATATACTTTGGAAGTGGAAGAATAA
- a CDS encoding M42 family metallopeptidase, protein MKVDINYILDLTEELLSIPSPVGYTHLGIQRIAEELDKFGLRYQYTKKGAILAFVEGENRDYRKMISAHIDTLGAVVRNVKANGRLELTNTGGYAWGSVEGENVLIHTLSGKTYEGTLLPIKASVHTYGDVARELPRIEENMEVRIDEDVKTAEDVLKLGILQGDFVSYETRTKRLSNGYIKSRYLDDKLCIAQVFGYLKYLADSSSKPKTDLYIYFSNFEEIGHGVSLFPEDLDEFISIDIGLAAADAHGDEKKVNIIAKDSRSPYDFVLRKKLVEAAEQAKIPYTVSVNYRYGSDSTTAILQGFDFKYACIGPSVDASHHYERTHNEGIIATVDLMIAYL, encoded by the coding sequence GTGAAAGTAGATATCAATTATATTTTAGATTTGACAGAGGAATTATTATCCATTCCAAGCCCTGTTGGATATACTCATTTGGGAATTCAAAGAATTGCGGAAGAGTTGGATAAGTTCGGCCTTCGTTATCAGTATACCAAAAAAGGAGCTATTTTGGCCTTTGTGGAGGGGGAAAATAGAGATTATCGAAAAATGATTTCTGCACATATTGACACTTTGGGAGCGGTTGTAAGAAATGTAAAAGCAAACGGACGATTGGAACTTACAAATACGGGAGGGTATGCTTGGGGTTCTGTGGAAGGAGAAAATGTGTTGATACATACTCTTTCCGGAAAAACTTATGAAGGAACTTTGTTGCCTATCAAAGCTTCTGTTCATACCTATGGAGATGTGGCAAGAGAATTACCGAGAATTGAAGAAAATATGGAAGTTCGTATCGATGAAGATGTAAAAACGGCAGAAGATGTTTTGAAATTAGGAATTTTGCAAGGAGATTTTGTTTCCTATGAAACCAGAACCAAACGCCTTTCCAACGGATATATTAAATCCAGATATTTGGATGATAAGTTATGTATAGCACAGGTGTTCGGATACTTGAAGTATTTGGCGGACAGTTCTTCGAAACCGAAAACGGACTTATATATCTATTTTTCCAATTTTGAAGAAATCGGGCATGGGGTTTCTTTATTTCCGGAAGATTTGGATGAATTTATTTCCATTGATATCGGTTTAGCAGCGGCAGATGCTCATGGAGATGAAAAAAAGGTCAATATTATTGCAAAAGACAGCCGAAGTCCCTATGATTTTGTTCTACGAAAAAAATTGGTGGAAGCGGCGGAACAAGCTAAAATTCCATATACTGTCAGTGTAAATTATCGCTATGGATCGGATTCCACAACAGCTATTTTGCAAGGATTTGATTTTAAATATGCTTGTATCGGACCGAGTGTGGATGCTTCTCATCACTACGAAAGAACGCACAATGAGGGAATTATTGCAACCGTAGATTTAATGATTGCTTATTTATAA
- a CDS encoding methyltransferase domain-containing protein, whose product MTFEKHFKSYEENAIVQKKVAKKLAHFLTDLDKSPKTILEIGCGTGIFSREIVEHFPKASLSLNDIFDTSAFLSDLHYQEFILHNAETMSLKSYDLITSSGCFQWFYDLQSFLKKIAPKTDCLIFSMFLEDNLKEIKQHFQISLDYPSVSDTIHNLRKSYPCVEYQEEIFTLEFPSPLASLRHLQATGVTGIGETNIHKIRSYPHKTLTYRVGYFKAKRY is encoded by the coding sequence ATGACCTTTGAGAAACATTTTAAGAGCTATGAAGAAAATGCTATTGTGCAAAAAAAAGTAGCCAAAAAATTAGCTCACTTTTTGACCGATCTGGATAAGTCGCCAAAAACTATTTTAGAAATTGGTTGCGGAACCGGAATTTTTTCTCGTGAAATTGTGGAACATTTTCCGAAAGCTTCTTTGAGTTTAAATGATATTTTTGATACTTCCGCTTTTTTGTCCGACTTACACTATCAGGAATTTATCTTGCACAATGCCGAAACCATGTCTTTAAAATCCTATGATTTAATTACTTCGAGCGGGTGCTTCCAATGGTTTTATGATTTGCAGAGTTTTTTGAAAAAAATTGCTCCCAAAACAGACTGTTTAATTTTTTCAATGTTTTTAGAAGATAATTTAAAAGAAATCAAACAACACTTTCAAATTAGCCTAGACTATCCAAGTGTTTCCGACACCATTCACAATTTAAGAAAATCTTATCCATGTGTCGAATATCAGGAAGAAATATTTACACTGGAATTTCCAAGCCCTCTTGCCTCCTTACGCCATTTACAGGCAACAGGAGTCACCGGCATCGGAGAAACCAATATTCATAAAATTCGTTCCTATCCTCATAAAACATTGACCTATCGAGTAGGATATTTTAAAGCAAAAAGGTACTAG
- a CDS encoding DUF452 family protein: MKWIFFFNGWGMTEEAFPHLSLDQVEIINYPYDRIETLLKKHENDTLYAVAWSFGAYYFSKLPTEIQNRFRKKIVLNGLPESLGPYGILPKMCKFTLDTLSPESLLAFYKNMDFHGSISKNFTDIREELEFFYKNYQVPANPFDFAWIGEEDRIFSAKKLIRYYEKEKVPYRIFPGGHYPFHYFQNFLELLGDTTDDL, translated from the coding sequence ATGAAATGGATTTTCTTTTTTAACGGTTGGGGAATGACGGAAGAGGCATTTCCTCATCTCTCTTTAGATCAAGTGGAAATTATCAATTATCCTTATGACAGGATAGAAACTTTATTAAAAAAACATGAAAATGATACTTTGTATGCTGTTGCCTGGTCGTTTGGAGCCTATTACTTTTCCAAACTTCCAACAGAAATTCAAAACCGTTTTCGCAAAAAAATTGTATTGAACGGACTTCCTGAAAGCTTGGGTCCCTATGGAATTTTACCAAAAATGTGTAAATTCACTCTAGATACGCTAAGTCCGGAAAGTCTGCTTGCTTTTTATAAAAATATGGATTTTCATGGAAGCATTTCAAAAAATTTTACAGATATTCGGGAAGAATTGGAATTTTTTTATAAAAACTATCAAGTTCCTGCAAATCCTTTTGACTTTGCTTGGATTGGAGAAGAAGATCGAATTTTCTCCGCCAAAAAATTGATTCGATATTATGAAAAAGAAAAAGTCCCTTATCGTATCTTTCCGGGTGGGCATTATCCTTTTCATTATTTTCAAAATTTTTTAGAATTATTAGGAGATACTACAGATGACCTTTGA
- a CDS encoding pyridoxal phosphate-dependent aminotransferase family protein translates to MKLTEMQEELNHFEQENRLRKVETKPGNMTNFSSNDYLGLAGQLPLRKKFYEEYPYLALSSSSSRLIDGSYAIVMELERKIEEIYAKPALCFNSGFDANSSVIETIFSKKSLILTDRLNHASIYDGILASESKFLRYSHLNMKALENLLQKYKNQYEDILIVSESVYSMDGDCADLETLVTLKKQYGVQLMIDEAHSYAVYGYGIAYEKHLLSDIDYLILPLGKGGASMGAFVLCDEIAKQYLINRSRKFIYSTALPPVNHAWNYFILTHMADFEKERQELFRKQKLIYQLLKEENIPTTSTTHIVSIVIGENEKANRLSKALLQKGFLIQAIKEPTVPKNTARLRLSLTSSIPEEEIKRFVKELRYEMDFLF, encoded by the coding sequence ATGAAATTGACAGAAATGCAAGAGGAATTAAATCATTTTGAACAAGAGAACAGGTTACGAAAAGTAGAAACAAAACCCGGTAATATGACCAACTTCTCTTCCAATGATTATCTGGGCTTAGCGGGGCAACTTCCCTTACGAAAGAAGTTTTATGAAGAATATCCTTATTTGGCCTTATCTTCTTCTTCTTCCCGTTTGATTGACGGTTCCTATGCAATTGTTATGGAATTGGAGAGAAAAATAGAAGAAATCTATGCAAAGCCCGCTCTTTGTTTTAATTCCGGTTTTGATGCAAACTCCTCTGTCATTGAGACTATTTTTTCTAAAAAAAGCTTAATTTTAACGGATCGCTTAAATCATGCGAGCATCTATGACGGAATTCTTGCTTCCGAGTCCAAATTTTTACGTTATTCTCATTTAAATATGAAGGCTCTGGAAAACTTATTGCAAAAATACAAAAATCAATACGAAGATATTCTCATTGTTTCAGAATCCGTTTACAGCATGGACGGAGATTGTGCAGATTTAGAAACACTGGTTACCCTGAAAAAACAATACGGAGTGCAACTTATGATTGATGAAGCTCACTCTTATGCAGTATATGGTTATGGAATCGCCTACGAAAAACATCTGCTTTCCGATATTGATTATCTGATTCTTCCTTTGGGAAAGGGAGGAGCCTCTATGGGAGCTTTTGTACTTTGCGATGAAATCGCCAAACAATATTTAATCAATCGAAGTCGAAAATTTATTTACTCTACCGCTCTGCCCCCGGTAAATCATGCTTGGAATTATTTTATCTTAACTCATATGGCGGACTTTGAAAAAGAACGGCAAGAACTGTTTCGAAAACAAAAACTAATATATCAATTATTGAAAGAAGAAAACATCCCTACAACATCGACTACTCATATTGTGAGCATTGTCATCGGGGAAAATGAAAAAGCCAACCGCTTGTCCAAAGCCTTATTACAAAAAGGATTTTTAATTCAGGCAATCAAGGAACCGACCGTTCCTAAAAATACGGCAAGATTACGTCTGAGCCTCACTTCTTCCATTCCGGAAGAAGAAATAAAACGTTTTGTAAAGGAGCTTCGCTATGAAATGGATTTTCTTTTTTAA
- the hutG gene encoding formimidoylglutamase produces MYWTGRCDGEETDVLRIHQVVKKMTLEELLQQDVEEKKICFVSFNSEEGIRRNFGRLGAAEGWIHLKKAFANFPVFDSDIHFYDLKTPIDVINGDLEAAQYELSMTVSMLKKKNFLVVCLGGGHDIAYGTYNGILKYAQSREMDPKIGIISFDAHFDMRSYEKGASSGTMFLQIADDCEREGRIFDYNVIGIQKFSNTKRLFDTAKHFGVNYYLAEDIKKLNEFNIDPIIKRNDYIHLTLCTDVFHITCAPGVSAPQSFGIMPDEAMRLLNIISSHTKDLTIDVAEISPKFDFDDRTSRLMANLIYQTILNHFEVTFQ; encoded by the coding sequence ATGTATTGGACAGGTCGTTGTGATGGCGAAGAAACGGATGTTCTCCGTATCCATCAGGTTGTAAAAAAAATGACATTAGAGGAATTACTGCAACAAGATGTGGAAGAAAAGAAAATATGTTTTGTCAGTTTTAATTCGGAAGAAGGAATTCGAAGAAATTTCGGTCGTTTAGGAGCCGCAGAAGGCTGGATTCATCTGAAAAAAGCCTTTGCAAATTTTCCCGTATTTGATTCCGACATTCATTTTTATGATTTAAAAACTCCTATTGATGTGATCAATGGAGATTTGGAAGCTGCACAATATGAATTATCCATGACAGTCTCCATGTTAAAAAAGAAAAACTTTCTTGTAGTTTGTCTGGGGGGCGGACATGATATTGCCTACGGAACTTACAATGGAATTTTAAAATATGCTCAGAGTAGGGAAATGGATCCCAAAATTGGAATTATCAGTTTCGATGCCCATTTTGATATGCGTTCCTATGAAAAAGGAGCAAGCTCCGGAACCATGTTCCTACAAATTGCCGATGATTGCGAACGAGAAGGTAGAATTTTTGACTATAATGTCATAGGAATTCAAAAATTCTCCAATACCAAAAGACTTTTCGATACGGCAAAACATTTTGGAGTAAACTATTATTTGGCAGAGGATATAAAAAAATTAAATGAATTTAATATCGACCCCATTATCAAGAGAAATGATTACATTCATTTAACTCTTTGTACCGATGTTTTTCATATTACCTGCGCTCCGGGAGTAAGTGCCCCTCAATCTTTCGGAATCATGCCGGACGAAGCGATGAGATTGCTGAATATTATCAGTAGTCATACCAAAGATTTAACTATTGACGTTGCGGAAATCAGTCCAAAATTCGATTTTGATGACAGAACTTCTCGATTGATGGCAAATTTAATTTACCAAACGATTTTAAATCACTTTGAAGTTACTTTTCAATAA